A DNA window from Salvelinus namaycush isolate Seneca chromosome 30, SaNama_1.0, whole genome shotgun sequence contains the following coding sequences:
- the LOC120025225 gene encoding lysosomal acid phosphatase-like isoform X2: MDSTVLLLLTMFAVLGKVVGDRRLTFVTVISVRSTDYDRTLMSAEANLAGLYPPNGSQVFNPSLEWQPIPVHTVPQDEERLLSFPIPGCPRYKILMNETERTEKYLNMTFLYKDLIATVREKTGLKNTTIETVWSVHDTLFCEARHNMTAPDWVTPEIMDDLRKLKDFGFEILFEVYKHQEKSRLQGGVLLGSIVNNISESALPGSNRRLKMMMLSAHDTTIVALQSSLSIFNGKQPPYASCHIFELYQEDNGSFTVAMFYRNDTTRAPYQLAIPSCDLFCPLEDFVRLTKPSIPEDWDKECMVESPTKDTEVVIGLAVCGCLLFLLIVLLLAVLCRQRDPSNGYSHVHNEIES, from the exons ATGGACTCCACTGTACTGCTTCTATTGACAATGTTCGCTGTTTTAGGTAAAGTTGTTGGAGACAGAAGACTGACATTTGTAACTGTG ATTTCTGTGAGGAGCACAGACTATGACCGGACCTTGATGAGTGCAGAGGCCAACCTGGCAGGATTGTACCCTCCCAATGGGTCACAGGTCTTCAACCCATCACTGGAGTGGCAGCCTATTCCTGTTCACACTGTGCCCCAGGATGAGGAGAGG CTTTTGTCGTTTCCCATTCCGGGTTGCCCTCGTTATAAAATCCTCATGAATGAGACTGAACGCACAGAAAAGTACCTCAACATGACATTTCTATACAAA GATCTAATAGCGACGGTACGGGAGAAAACTGGTCTGAAGAACACCACCATTGAGACTGTTTGGAGTGTCCATGACACCCTGTTCTGTGAG GCAAGGCACAACATGACCGCTCCTGACTGGGTGACCCCTGAGATCATGGATGATCTGAGGAAGCTCAAGGACTTTGGCTTTGAAATCCTGTTTGAGGTCTACAAGCATCAGGAGAAAAGCCGTCTCCAAGGAG GTGTCCTCTTGGGTAGCATTGTAAATAACATCTCGGAGTCTGCTCTTCCCGGCTCTAATCGCCGTCTGAAGATGATGATGCTCTCTGCG CATGACACCACCATTGTGGCTTTGCAGTCGAGTTTGAGTATCTTCAATGGAAAGCAGCCGCCCTATGCCTCCTGCCACATATTTGAACTCTATCAGGAAGACAACGG ATCATTCACAGTGGCCATGTTTTATCGCAATGACACCACAAGAGCGCCTTACCAACTGGCTATACCTAGCTGTGACCTCTTCTGCCCACTGGAGGACTTTGTGCGCCTCACCAAACCATCCATCCCAGAGGATTGGGACAAGGAGTGCATGGTTGAGTCTCCTACAAAGGATACAG AGGTGGTCATCGGACTAGCAGTTTGTGGCTGTTTGCTCTTCCTCCTTATCGTCCTCCTGCTCGCTGTGCTTTGTCGGCAACGTGATCCCTCCAACGGCTACAGTCACGTTCACAATGAGATTGAATCTTGA
- the LOC120025225 gene encoding lysosomal acid phosphatase-like isoform X1 translates to MDSTVLLLLTMFAVLGKVVGDRRLTFVTVLYRHGDRSPVKAYPTDRYQESSWPQGFGQLSQEGMRQHFELGQVLRKRYQGFLNDTYDRREISVRSTDYDRTLMSAEANLAGLYPPNGSQVFNPSLEWQPIPVHTVPQDEERLLSFPIPGCPRYKILMNETERTEKYLNMTFLYKDLIATVREKTGLKNTTIETVWSVHDTLFCEARHNMTAPDWVTPEIMDDLRKLKDFGFEILFEVYKHQEKSRLQGGVLLGSIVNNISESALPGSNRRLKMMMLSAHDTTIVALQSSLSIFNGKQPPYASCHIFELYQEDNGSFTVAMFYRNDTTRAPYQLAIPSCDLFCPLEDFVRLTKPSIPEDWDKECMVESPTKDTEVVIGLAVCGCLLFLLIVLLLAVLCRQRDPSNGYSHVHNEIES, encoded by the exons ATGGACTCCACTGTACTGCTTCTATTGACAATGTTCGCTGTTTTAGGTAAAGTTGTTGGAGACAGAAGACTGACATTTGTAACTGTG CTCTACCGCCATGGTGACCGATCCCCAGTCAAAGCCTACCCTACTGATCGCTACCAGGAGAGCTCTTGGCCCCAGGGCTTTGGACAGCTCTCGCag GAAGGAATGAGGCAGCACTTTGAGCTGGGACAGGTGCTGCGGAAACGCTATCAGGGCTTTCTAAATGACACTTATGACCGACGTGAG ATTTCTGTGAGGAGCACAGACTATGACCGGACCTTGATGAGTGCAGAGGCCAACCTGGCAGGATTGTACCCTCCCAATGGGTCACAGGTCTTCAACCCATCACTGGAGTGGCAGCCTATTCCTGTTCACACTGTGCCCCAGGATGAGGAGAGG CTTTTGTCGTTTCCCATTCCGGGTTGCCCTCGTTATAAAATCCTCATGAATGAGACTGAACGCACAGAAAAGTACCTCAACATGACATTTCTATACAAA GATCTAATAGCGACGGTACGGGAGAAAACTGGTCTGAAGAACACCACCATTGAGACTGTTTGGAGTGTCCATGACACCCTGTTCTGTGAG GCAAGGCACAACATGACCGCTCCTGACTGGGTGACCCCTGAGATCATGGATGATCTGAGGAAGCTCAAGGACTTTGGCTTTGAAATCCTGTTTGAGGTCTACAAGCATCAGGAGAAAAGCCGTCTCCAAGGAG GTGTCCTCTTGGGTAGCATTGTAAATAACATCTCGGAGTCTGCTCTTCCCGGCTCTAATCGCCGTCTGAAGATGATGATGCTCTCTGCG CATGACACCACCATTGTGGCTTTGCAGTCGAGTTTGAGTATCTTCAATGGAAAGCAGCCGCCCTATGCCTCCTGCCACATATTTGAACTCTATCAGGAAGACAACGG ATCATTCACAGTGGCCATGTTTTATCGCAATGACACCACAAGAGCGCCTTACCAACTGGCTATACCTAGCTGTGACCTCTTCTGCCCACTGGAGGACTTTGTGCGCCTCACCAAACCATCCATCCCAGAGGATTGGGACAAGGAGTGCATGGTTGAGTCTCCTACAAAGGATACAG AGGTGGTCATCGGACTAGCAGTTTGTGGCTGTTTGCTCTTCCTCCTTATCGTCCTCCTGCTCGCTGTGCTTTGTCGGCAACGTGATCCCTCCAACGGCTACAGTCACGTTCACAATGAGATTGAATCTTGA